The stretch of DNA GCGGGGGTGCTGATGTTACGGTATATGAAGCGAGTCAGCATATTGGCGGAATGTCTCGCTCGCTTGACCTTTGGGGTCACCGAGTGGATATGGGGCCGCATCGTTTTTTTAGCACCGATGCAAGAGTCAATGGACTTTGGCTCGATGTTGTAGGTCGCGACTACGCCATGGTCAACCGCCTCACGCGAATCTACTACCAAGACAAGTTCTTTCATTATCCCCTTCGTCCGTTCGACACGCTGCGGAACATCGGGCTCTCGAAAGCGTTCGCCTGCACACTTAGTTATGTGAAAGAACGCATTCTCCGCGGGCAGTCCCCTCATGAAAACGAATCGTTTGAATCATGGTGCGTTCGTCGTTTCGGTCGAAAGCTCCACGAAACATTCTTTAAAAGCTACAGCGAAAAATTGTGGGGGATTCCCTGCGACGAACTAAGTGCTGATTTCGCAGCTCAACGGATCAGTTCGTTCTCATTGCCCGAAGCCATCCTCAGTGCGATATCAAATCGGCGGGCAGCACAGCACAAAACGCTTGTCGATTCCTTTGCCTATCCCTTTGGCGGAACCGGTGCAGTTTACGACAAGATGGCAGATCAAGTTCGTCATCTCGGTGGCACCATCGCCCTCAATACCCCCGTCCGTCGAGTCGTTCATGAAGGCTACAAAGTCACAGGGTTAGAACTAGCTGGCCATGAGAATAACTGCACAACTGATGAATCGTTTGATCATGTTGTTTCAACGATGCCGTTGACCTCGCTCGTCCGCGGTATGCAGGACGCTCCTAGCGACGTTGTTGACGCCGCAGCCCAATTGCGATTTCGCAATACTCTTCTCGTGTTCCTAAATATTGATTCGAGCGAACTATTTGATGACCAATGGCTGTACATTCATGACCCGAAAGTCCAGGTAGGTCGTGTGACCAATTTCCGCAACTGGGTTCCCGATCTTTACCAGGACCAAAGCACCTCTGTGATCGCTTGCGAGTACTGGTGTGATCACAACGACGCGATTTGGTCGACCAACGATGACGAGCTGATTGAACGAGCCACCAACGAGTTGCGGTCCACACGTTTGCTTAATTCCGAACGAGTTTTGGCGGGTCATGTCGAACGTTTGCCACGATGCTATCCCGTCTATCGCCGCGGCTATCGTAAACACGTTGACCGCATTTCGGATCACTTGCGACAATACTCGGGTTTGCTACCGATCGGGCGATATGGTTCGTTCAAATACAACAACCAAGACCACAGCATACTGATGGGAATTCTAGCAGCCGAGAACATACTCAACGATGCTCGCCACGACCTGTGGAATGTCAACGCGGACTTTACCCAGTATCACGAGCGCGCGGTAATCGCTGCCGAAGGTCTCATTTCTCAACCCCAAGTCTCTTCGCATGCCATGGCTATCGCCTAAGTCACACGACAAGGCATCACCGGG from Rubripirellula amarantea encodes:
- a CDS encoding FAD-dependent oxidoreductase yields the protein MRVAIIGAGPAGMTAALQLCRGGADVTVYEASQHIGGMSRSLDLWGHRVDMGPHRFFSTDARVNGLWLDVVGRDYAMVNRLTRIYYQDKFFHYPLRPFDTLRNIGLSKAFACTLSYVKERILRGQSPHENESFESWCVRRFGRKLHETFFKSYSEKLWGIPCDELSADFAAQRISSFSLPEAILSAISNRRAAQHKTLVDSFAYPFGGTGAVYDKMADQVRHLGGTIALNTPVRRVVHEGYKVTGLELAGHENNCTTDESFDHVVSTMPLTSLVRGMQDAPSDVVDAAAQLRFRNTLLVFLNIDSSELFDDQWLYIHDPKVQVGRVTNFRNWVPDLYQDQSTSVIACEYWCDHNDAIWSTNDDELIERATNELRSTRLLNSERVLAGHVERLPRCYPVYRRGYRKHVDRISDHLRQYSGLLPIGRYGSFKYNNQDHSILMGILAAENILNDARHDLWNVNADFTQYHERAVIAAEGLISQPQVSSHAMAIA